Genomic segment of Streptomyces alboniger:
GAGATACAGGCCGTGTCCGGCCTCGTCCTGCACCTTCGCCATGAGGATCGCCTTGCGCCGCAGGGAGGGGGCGCGCGTGATCCAGTTGGCCTCCGGCTGCATGCCGATGATCTCGGAGTGCGCGTGCTGCGCGATCTGGCGCACCAGGGACGCGCGATAGGCGTCCGGCATCCAGTCGCGCGGCTCGATGCGCTCGTCGGCGGCGACCGCCTCGTCGAAGGCGGCCTGCTGCTCGGCCGTGCGCGCGGGCGGGGCCGCCTGGCGCGCCGCCTCGCCCGGCTCCGTCCCCGCCGCCTTGTGTGCGGCTGCTGTCGCCATCTCGGTCCCCCTCGACCTGAGCGAACCGACCGACCGATCGTTCGGTTCGTTTGAATTCAATGGTGCGGCGCGCCGCCATAAGGTGTCAACCCTGTGGATAACTTCGCGAACACTGTGCGCGACGGGCAGGCCTGAGTACCGTTCCGGCGGCAGGGTTCGGAGCGGGTACGGGGAACGGGGCGGAATGGACGGGTACGAGGAGGGCTCCGGCGGCGGGCCCGCCGGTCCCGAGGGGCCAGAGGGGCCTGAGGGGCTCGGGAGACCTGAGGGGCCTGTCGGCAGCCCGGAAACCGTGCCGGAAGCGCCACGCGGAACCGCACTGGACGCGCCGCCCGGAACCGCCCCGGAAGCCCCGCCCGGAACCGCCCCGGAAGCCCGCGTCGGCATCGCCGGGCTCAAGCTCGGCTACCAGATCGCCGCGGCCTGCGCCCTCGCGCTCATCACCGTGGCCTCGTGCGTCCATATAGGGATGCTCTTCTTCCACGTCGCCCCTTCGAACACCCTGACCAAGCAGCACGGCGACGTGGTCGACGCGTGGGTCTATCCCGAGTTCGAGCAGAACTGGAAGCTCTTCGCCCCCAACCCGCTCCAGCAGAACATCGCGGTGCAGGCCAGGGCGGAGCTTCGTACGGCGGACGGAGGGGTGCGGACCACCGACTGGTACGACCTCTCCGCGCAGGACGGCGCCGCCATCGACGGCAGCCTGCTGCCCAGCCACACGCGGCAGAACGAACTCCGCCGCGCCTGGGACTTCTACGTCGGCTCGCACGACGCGCAGAATCGTCCCGTCGGCCCGCGCGGGCAGCTCTCCGAGCACTACATCCGCCGCATCGCGCACATGCGGCTCGACCGGGAGCGGCCGGGCGGTGAGGGCGACGCCATCGCGCGCGTGCAGCTGCGCTCCAGGACCACGAACGTGCGGGCGCCGAAGTGGAGCGAGGAGAAGGTCTCCCCGAAGCCGGTCTACCGGCTGCTCCCGTGGTGGCCGGTGGCGCCCGGCGACCTGCCGCTCGCGGGTGCGGAAGGGACCACCAGGTGACCCGTCTCGAACGTCCGCTGGCGCAGGGGCTCAGCAAGGTCACCGGGTTCGCTCTCGGCCCGTACCAGACCGCGGTGGTCCGCATCGGATTCGCCGCCACCTGGCTGTTCTTCCTGCTGCGCGAACTGCCCCACCGCCACGAGATGTACGGTCCCGACGGCCCCTGGGGCTGGGACATGGCCCGGCAGCTCATCTCGGGCAACGGTGCCTTCACCGCGCTGATGTGGTCGGACGGGCGGATCTGGTTC
This window contains:
- a CDS encoding DUF5819 family protein, encoding MDGYEEGSGGGPAGPEGPEGPEGLGRPEGPVGSPETVPEAPRGTALDAPPGTAPEAPPGTAPEARVGIAGLKLGYQIAAACALALITVASCVHIGMLFFHVAPSNTLTKQHGDVVDAWVYPEFEQNWKLFAPNPLQQNIAVQARAELRTADGGVRTTDWYDLSAQDGAAIDGSLLPSHTRQNELRRAWDFYVGSHDAQNRPVGPRGQLSEHYIRRIAHMRLDRERPGGEGDAIARVQLRSRTTNVRAPKWSEEKVSPKPVYRLLPWWPVAPGDLPLAGAEGTTR